The Neoarius graeffei isolate fNeoGra1 chromosome 7, fNeoGra1.pri, whole genome shotgun sequence genome includes a region encoding these proteins:
- the LOC132889279 gene encoding uncharacterized protein LOC132889279, with amino-acid sequence MESSPFADLIHALTTGQQCQHQALVALRKEQAQRFEALVLAQQEDRQAFRHLLASAGSTTSTAAGPPHLTLMKMGPHDDPEAFLALFEQAAEAWGWPVEQRAARLLPLLMGEAQLATLQLPANSRLVYADLCQAVLQRVGHTPEQQRQRFRALCLEEVGRPFAFGQQLRDACRRWLRADNRDAEGIVDLVTLEQFITRPPKGTVEWVQCHRLALLDQAIELAEDHLAAVPTAGSQISSSPLSSLSPPPLLCLILAPFPHRRGGGRLHPSWPAAPAVPSRFPLPCLSLSPLR; translated from the coding sequence atggagtcctcccccttcgcggacctgatccacgccctcaccacgggccAACagtgccagcaccaggcgctggtcgccctccgaaaggagcaagcgcaaaggttcgaggccctggtgctggcgcaacaggaagatcgtcaggcgttccggcacctcctcgcgtcggcagggtccaccacctccaccgccgcgggccctccccacctcaccctaatgaagatgggcccgcacgacgaccccgaggccttcctagcactcttcgagcaagcagcagaggcctggggctggccagtggaacaacgcgcggcgcgcctcctccccctgctaatgggcgaggcgcagctggccacgctacagctccccgccaacagccggctggtctacgcggacctgtgccaggccgtcctccagcgtgtggggcacaccccagaacaacaacgccagcgcttccgggctctatgcctagaggaggtcggccgcccgttcgcgtttggccagcaactccgggatgcttgccggcggtggctgagggctgacaaccgcgacgccgagggaatcgtcgatctggtgacactggagcagttcatcacccgaCCTCCCAAagggaccgtggagtgggtccagtgccatcgcctggcattgctggatcaggccatcgagttggcggaggatcatttggcggctgttcccacggcaggatcgcagatctcctcttctcctctctcctctctctctccccctccccttctgtgtctcatccttgccccgttcccccaccgcagaggcgggggccggctccaccccagctggcccgccgcacccgcggtgccctcccgtttcccgcttccgtgtctgtctctctcccccctcaggtga